A portion of the Cryptomeria japonica chromosome 5, Sugi_1.0, whole genome shotgun sequence genome contains these proteins:
- the LOC131031073 gene encoding GDSL esterase/lipase At4g26790 — protein sequence MDAVNRFCLEIALVLIIVMSNRSFFCCGASVNAENGMKKPVVPALIIFGDSTVDPGNNNNILTVIKSNFPPYGRDFYDKKPTGRFSNGKIVTDYIASDLNIKDLLPAYLDPTTRNQDLITGVSFASAGTGYDNLTATILSVIPLWQQVEYFKVYQKKLRGLVGEENATHILSEAIYGISMGSNDWVNNYFVNPIRMEQYTVQQYQNFLIEIASNFIQEIYSLGARRIACIGIPPLGCLPSERTLRGGLYQHGCIDEFNEASQGFNQKLISLVENMKKELVGVKIAYGDIYSILLDIIQHPHIYGFDEVGDGCCGTGLIEVAILCNIRTPFTCINASEYVFWDSFHPTQNVNKIIAHDLLRRKLGDLL from the exons ATGGATGCTGTAAATAGATTTTGTTTAGAGATTGCTTTAGTTCTTATCATAGTCATGAGCAACAGGAGCTTTTTCTGCTGTGGTGCTTCAGTAAATGCAGAGAATGGCATGAAGAAACCAGTAGTGCCTGCTCTTATAATATTTGGTGATTCCACTGTGGATCCTGGTAACAATAACAACATTCTCACTGTTATAAAGAGCAATTTTCCTCCTTATGGAAGAGATTTCTATGATAAAAAACCCACAGGCAGGTTTTCCAATGGCAAGATTGTTACAGACTATATAG CATCTGATTTGAACATAAAAGACCTACTACCAGCTTATTTGGATCCTACAACGAGAAACCAAGATCTAATTACTGGAGTGAGTTTTGCTTCGGCAGGGACTGGATATGACAATCTCACAGCAACAATACTG TCTGTAATACCTCTTTGGCAACAAGTGGAGTacttcaaagtctatcaaaagaaATTGAGAGGTTTGGTAGGTGAAGAAAACGCCACCCATATTTTATCAGAGGCAATATATGGTATTAGCATGGGGAGCAATGATTGGGTCAACAATTACTTTGTTAATCCAATTCGAATGGAGCAGTACACAGTTCAGCAATATCAGAATTTTCTCATCGAAATAGCTTCTAATTTTATCCAG GAAATCTATAGTTTGGGAGCAAGAAGAATTGCTTGCATAGGTATACCTCCTCTGGGATGCTTGCCTTCAGAGAGAACATTAAGGGGGGGATTGTACCAACATGGATGCATTGATGAATTCAATGAGGCTTCTCAAGGATTCAATCAGAAGCTAATATCATTGGTGGAAAATATGAAAAAAGAGTTGGTCGGAGTAAAGATTGCCTATGGTGACATTTACAGCATTCTACTTGATATCATACAGCATCCTCACATATATG GTTTTGATGAAGTAGGAGATGGGTGTTGTGGGACTGGACTAATAGAAGTGGCTATTTTGTGCAACATAAGGACCCCATTTACCTGCATTAATGCTTCCGAATATGTATTTTGGGATAGTTTTCATCCTACACAAAATGTGAACAAGATCATTGCTCATGATTTACTTCGTCGAAAGTTAGGTGATCTCTTATAA